In Gemmatimonadaceae bacterium, the following proteins share a genomic window:
- a CDS encoding glycogen synthase: MRAYPLHTAGAHPVSVVHVVAELAPFARTGGLGEAVANLAKAQAKAGLTVALIMPLYRQVRDVVTDFVPASDPYWVQPGGRTEYARLFESASLRERAGEGVPRVYFLDNEYYFGGRDGIYGDALGDYGDNDRRWAFFALAALTALPKVARSPVMMHCHDWHTALAPAYLRAHEGGSDFLRNTWTVLTVHNAGFQGHFPPRTMGDVGLPGEFYNHHMFEWYGQMNMLKGGMACADAVTTVSPTHAHELRTAAGGFGLHAAFVAMRERFVGIINGIDNADWNPSSDPYIAHNYSRTRLSPKKQNKLALQRIFGLPERPGTPVIGMSARMVAQKGLDLILGSPRFLSLDAQFIFLGQGEKRYVDILEELGALVPGRIGVQTNFTVEQEHRLLAGADMIVMPSQYEPCGLTQMRAQRYGTLPVARKVGGLADTIEDNVTGFLFDDYTQADFIAACARAIDHYRHPQVWTQMIKEAMGRDFGWEKSEVKYRELYRRVINWPRWGR; the protein is encoded by the coding sequence GTGCGCGCGTATCCGCTCCACACCGCCGGCGCGCACCCCGTCTCGGTGGTGCACGTCGTGGCCGAGCTGGCCCCCTTTGCCCGCACCGGCGGGTTAGGGGAGGCAGTGGCCAACCTGGCCAAGGCACAGGCCAAGGCCGGGCTCACGGTGGCGCTGATCATGCCGCTGTACCGCCAGGTGCGCGACGTCGTCACCGACTTCGTCCCGGCGAGTGACCCCTACTGGGTGCAGCCGGGTGGCCGCACCGAGTATGCGCGCCTGTTCGAGTCGGCGTCGTTGCGCGAACGCGCGGGAGAGGGAGTACCGCGCGTGTACTTCCTGGACAACGAGTACTACTTCGGCGGTCGCGACGGCATCTATGGCGACGCGCTGGGCGACTATGGCGACAACGATCGCCGCTGGGCCTTCTTTGCCCTCGCCGCGCTCACCGCGCTCCCCAAGGTGGCGCGCTCGCCGGTGATGATGCACTGCCACGACTGGCACACGGCGCTTGCCCCCGCCTACCTGCGCGCGCATGAAGGGGGGAGCGACTTCCTGCGCAACACGTGGACGGTGCTCACCGTGCATAACGCCGGCTTCCAGGGGCACTTCCCGCCGCGGACCATGGGCGACGTCGGCCTCCCGGGAGAGTTCTACAACCATCACATGTTCGAGTGGTATGGGCAGATGAACATGCTGAAGGGGGGGATGGCCTGCGCCGACGCGGTGACCACGGTGAGCCCCACGCACGCGCACGAGCTGCGCACCGCGGCCGGTGGCTTCGGGCTGCACGCCGCCTTCGTCGCCATGCGCGAGCGCTTCGTGGGGATCATCAACGGGATCGACAACGCCGACTGGAACCCGTCGTCCGACCCCTACATCGCCCACAACTACTCGCGCACCAGGCTCTCGCCCAAGAAGCAGAACAAGCTCGCCCTGCAGCGCATCTTTGGACTCCCGGAGCGCCCCGGGACGCCGGTGATCGGGATGAGCGCGCGCATGGTGGCGCAGAAGGGGCTCGACCTCATCCTCGGGAGCCCGCGTTTTCTCTCGCTCGACGCGCAGTTCATCTTCCTCGGGCAGGGGGAGAAGCGCTACGTCGACATTCTGGAGGAGCTGGGGGCGCTGGTGCCGGGGCGCATCGGGGTGCAGACCAACTTCACCGTGGAGCAGGAGCATCGCCTGCTGGCCGGTGCCGACATGATCGTGATGCCGTCGCAGTACGAGCCGTGCGGCCTCACGCAGATGCGCGCCCAGCGCTACGGGACGCTCCCGGTGGCGCGCAAGGTGGGCGGGCTCGCCGATACCATCGAGGACAACGTCACCGGTTTCCTCTTTGACGACTACACGCAGGCCGACTTCATTGCCGCCTGCGCCCGCGCCATCGACCACTACCGGCACCCGCAGGTGTGGACGCAGATGATCAAGGAGGCCATGGGGCGCGACTTCGGGTGGGAGAAGTCGGAGGTGAAGTACCGCGAGCTGTATCGCCGCGTCATCAACTGGCCGCGCTGGGGGCGTTAG
- a CDS encoding DUF3536 domain-containing protein, translated as MRSVVIHAHFYQPPREHPFFDEIEAEPSAAPYHDWNARIDRECYRAVVAARMTGAHGRIGRITNTLEQLSFNVGPTLLTWMEQHSTDAYRRMLAADRESCRRLGGHGNAIAHPYHHVILPLASRRDKVTEVRWGIADFTRRFGRAPEGFWLPETAVDDETLDVLAQEGIRFTILAPYQVQRQPPNGLPGRYTTTSGRTIALCTYNGDLSHGIAFGGLVRDADHWAREILSLASDARAARDDNETLHGGLTLPQLVSMATDGETYGHHHKFAEMALARVFDVTAHHGARVENFASFLARHPASFDVEIVAPTAWSCAHGVERWRSNCGCRIDTSRSPSQEWRTPLRDGLNALAQALHTIFERDGGPLLGDVWAARDAYGRAVSQDADTRYQFSAAQLPSTATPDEKRRVAELLEMERDAMRMFTSCAWFFDDIGGLEAQQVLRYAVRAIELSGDAPRLAAMLRDTLRLAVSNDPHAGTGADIFLRLASGPDAAARTAAAAAALVALGIDPNGHLSANAVRAEITGEIVTVSSRDTGSVRRFRAMVVERRAATVTCDVTDLDAEDGRIWRIPLADFPEHPRRAIRHALRRKLLPQSLSTEEIERLALGDASLRGVIVVALQRAVGQLAHDVSSESLDVANALLDLFEQLETNVPFDVQTAFWTVWEGGSVGQRAALEAFRERLGFEAV; from the coding sequence ATGCGCTCTGTTGTCATCCACGCCCACTTCTACCAGCCCCCGCGCGAGCACCCGTTCTTCGACGAGATCGAGGCGGAGCCATCGGCGGCGCCGTACCACGACTGGAACGCGCGCATCGACCGCGAGTGCTATCGCGCCGTGGTGGCGGCGCGCATGACGGGGGCGCACGGGCGCATCGGTCGCATCACCAACACGCTGGAGCAGCTCTCGTTCAACGTGGGGCCCACGCTGCTCACGTGGATGGAGCAGCACTCCACCGACGCCTATCGCCGCATGCTGGCGGCCGACCGCGAGAGCTGCCGGCGGTTAGGGGGGCACGGGAACGCCATCGCCCATCCCTATCACCACGTCATCCTCCCGCTGGCCTCGCGGCGCGACAAGGTCACCGAGGTGCGCTGGGGGATCGCCGACTTCACGCGGCGCTTTGGGCGCGCGCCGGAAGGGTTCTGGCTCCCCGAGACGGCGGTGGACGACGAGACGCTCGACGTCCTGGCGCAGGAGGGGATCCGCTTCACCATCCTGGCCCCCTACCAGGTGCAACGCCAACCCCCCAACGGGCTCCCCGGGCGCTACACGACCACCAGCGGTCGCACCATTGCCCTGTGCACCTACAACGGCGACCTCTCGCACGGGATCGCCTTTGGCGGGTTGGTGCGCGACGCCGATCACTGGGCACGCGAGATTCTCTCGCTCGCGAGCGATGCCAGGGCTGCGCGCGACGACAACGAGACGCTGCATGGTGGGCTCACGCTTCCACAGCTCGTCTCGATGGCCACCGACGGCGAGACGTACGGACACCATCACAAGTTCGCCGAGATGGCGCTGGCGCGCGTCTTCGACGTGACGGCGCATCATGGCGCGCGGGTGGAGAACTTCGCGTCGTTCCTGGCGCGGCACCCGGCATCGTTCGACGTCGAGATCGTTGCCCCCACGGCGTGGAGCTGTGCCCATGGCGTGGAGCGGTGGCGCTCCAATTGCGGCTGCCGGATCGATACGTCGCGCAGCCCGAGCCAGGAGTGGCGCACCCCGCTGCGCGACGGGCTCAACGCGCTGGCGCAGGCGCTGCATACCATCTTTGAGCGCGATGGCGGGCCGCTCCTGGGCGATGTGTGGGCCGCGCGCGACGCCTACGGGCGCGCCGTGAGCCAGGATGCCGACACGCGCTACCAGTTCTCGGCGGCGCAGCTCCCGTCCACCGCCACGCCTGACGAGAAGCGCCGCGTGGCCGAGCTGCTGGAGATGGAGCGCGACGCCATGCGCATGTTCACCTCATGCGCCTGGTTCTTCGACGACATCGGCGGGCTGGAGGCACAGCAGGTGCTGCGCTACGCGGTGCGGGCCATCGAGCTGTCGGGCGACGCGCCCCGCCTGGCGGCGATGCTGCGCGACACGTTGCGGCTGGCGGTGAGCAACGACCCGCACGCGGGGACCGGCGCCGACATCTTCCTGCGCCTCGCCTCCGGCCCCGATGCCGCGGCGCGCACCGCGGCGGCGGCCGCCGCGCTGGTCGCGCTTGGCATCGACCCCAACGGACACCTCTCGGCCAACGCCGTGCGCGCCGAGATCACGGGCGAGATCGTCACCGTGAGTTCGCGCGACACGGGGAGCGTGCGGCGCTTTAGGGCGATGGTGGTGGAGCGGCGCGCCGCGACCGTGACGTGCGACGTGACCGACCTCGACGCTGAGGACGGGCGCATCTGGCGCATCCCGTTGGCGGACTTCCCCGAGCATCCGCGCCGGGCCATTCGCCACGCGCTCCGCCGCAAGCTCCTCCCGCAGAGCTTGTCGACTGAGGAAATCGAGCGGCTGGCATTGGGCGACGCCTCGCTGCGCGGGGTGATCGTCGTCGCCCTGCAGCGCGCGGTTGGGCAGTTGGCGCACGATGTCTCGTCCGAGTCGCTGGACGTGGCCAACGCGCTCCTGGACCTGTTCGAGCAGCTCGAGACCAACGTTCCGTTCGACGTGCAGACGGCGTTCTGGACGGTGTGGGAGGGGGGGAGCGTCGGGCAGCGGGCGGCGTTGGAGGCGTTCCGCGAGCGGTTGGGGTTTGAGGCGGTGTAA
- a CDS encoding PadR family transcriptional regulator produces the protein MPPSELDFLQGTLDVLVLRALSWGAMHGYAVARFIREGSDGTFRILDGALYTSLHRMEERGWVASSWGTSDKGKRAKFYELTAAGRKALRAESQSWDRYVTAVAKVMRATPSTA, from the coding sequence ATGCCGCCTTCCGAACTCGATTTCCTGCAGGGGACGCTCGATGTCCTCGTCCTGCGCGCCCTCTCGTGGGGGGCCATGCATGGCTACGCCGTGGCCCGCTTCATTCGCGAGGGGTCCGACGGAACCTTCCGCATCCTCGACGGTGCCCTCTATACCTCGCTCCACCGCATGGAAGAGCGCGGCTGGGTGGCCTCGTCGTGGGGGACGTCGGACAAGGGGAAGCGCGCCAAGTTCTACGAGCTGACCGCGGCGGGGCGCAAGGCGCTGCGCGCCGAGTCGCAGTCGTGGGATCGGTACGTCACGGCGGTGGCCAAGGTGATGCGCGCGACGCCGTCGACCGCCTAA
- a CDS encoding DUF1957 domain-containing protein: MPDRPVDVVLFLHSHLPYVLHHGRWPHGSDWLCEAALETYLPLIETLRRLEAAHVDAPLTIGVTPVLANQLAHPDFAIEFDAFLAHRLASCRDAVQEMAGTPDEALVPLASFWEARLRRMQALWQALDGDLVGELRRLQRAGRLELASSAATHAFLPLLGRDESIRLQLQLAKREHWRLFGHDPVGCWIPECGYRPRGKWSPLPGAPGRGVRRGIEEHLADAGFRYFIVDAHTARAGEPLGVYGERVMGESERVAEAVVAPRRDPRRRAPQSPYRTYKVTGLRASTDVAALVRDPQSSVRVWSRGEGYPGDGAYLEFHKMRWPGGLRLWRVTGRDVALGDKVAYDPLEARLAVQGHARDFAELLDGIAEERSNNATLITAPFDTELFGHWWFEGPDFLGALFGELRQHARLRATTADLHLARQPARVTTKLARGSWGLNGDYTMWLNERVEEMWPAIWELEEAFWNVAPRALATPATHHLLAQAARSLLLLQSSDWPFIVTTGAVSDYALERFAGHARDTRNLLIGVHEVLAGGDPSAIHALAHTLRQRDDLFPDILASVADAVGDDLIAVADSSDADDVGEATP; encoded by the coding sequence TTGCCCGACCGTCCCGTCGACGTCGTCCTCTTCCTGCATTCGCACCTCCCGTACGTGCTGCATCACGGGCGCTGGCCGCACGGGAGCGACTGGCTGTGCGAGGCGGCGCTGGAGACGTACCTCCCGCTCATCGAGACGCTGCGGCGCCTGGAGGCGGCGCACGTCGATGCCCCGCTCACCATCGGCGTGACGCCGGTGCTGGCCAACCAGCTCGCGCACCCCGACTTCGCCATCGAGTTCGACGCCTTCCTGGCGCATCGTCTGGCGTCGTGCCGCGACGCGGTGCAGGAGATGGCGGGGACGCCGGACGAGGCGCTGGTGCCGCTCGCTTCCTTCTGGGAGGCGCGGCTGCGCCGGATGCAGGCGCTGTGGCAGGCGCTGGACGGTGACCTCGTCGGCGAGCTCCGCCGGCTGCAACGCGCGGGGCGCCTCGAACTCGCCTCGTCGGCCGCCACCCACGCCTTCCTCCCCCTGCTGGGGCGCGACGAGTCGATCCGCCTCCAGTTGCAGCTGGCCAAGCGCGAGCACTGGCGCCTCTTCGGGCACGACCCGGTGGGGTGCTGGATTCCCGAGTGCGGCTACCGTCCGCGCGGCAAGTGGTCCCCCCTCCCGGGCGCGCCGGGACGCGGCGTGCGGCGCGGGATCGAGGAGCACCTCGCCGACGCCGGCTTCCGCTACTTCATCGTCGATGCCCACACGGCGCGCGCTGGCGAACCGTTAGGCGTGTACGGCGAGCGCGTGATGGGCGAGTCGGAGCGCGTGGCCGAGGCGGTGGTGGCGCCGCGCCGCGACCCCCGCCGTCGTGCGCCGCAATCGCCGTATCGCACCTACAAGGTCACCGGGCTGCGCGCGTCGACCGATGTGGCCGCGCTGGTGCGCGACCCGCAGTCGTCGGTGCGCGTCTGGTCGCGTGGCGAAGGCTACCCCGGCGACGGCGCCTATCTCGAGTTCCACAAGATGCGCTGGCCCGGCGGCCTCCGGCTCTGGCGCGTCACGGGGCGCGACGTGGCACTCGGCGACAAGGTGGCGTACGACCCGCTGGAGGCGCGGCTCGCCGTGCAGGGGCACGCCCGCGACTTCGCCGAGTTGCTGGACGGCATCGCCGAGGAGCGCAGCAACAACGCCACGTTGATCACCGCGCCGTTCGACACCGAGCTGTTTGGCCATTGGTGGTTCGAGGGGCCCGACTTCCTGGGAGCGCTCTTTGGGGAGCTGCGCCAGCATGCGCGCCTGCGCGCCACGACCGCCGATTTGCACCTGGCGAGACAGCCGGCGCGCGTGACCACCAAGCTGGCGCGCGGGAGCTGGGGGCTCAACGGCGACTACACGATGTGGCTCAACGAGCGCGTCGAGGAGATGTGGCCGGCCATCTGGGAGCTGGAGGAGGCGTTCTGGAACGTGGCCCCCCGCGCGCTGGCCACGCCCGCCACGCACCACCTCCTGGCGCAGGCGGCGCGTTCGCTCCTCCTGCTGCAATCGAGCGACTGGCCCTTCATCGTCACCACCGGGGCGGTGAGCGACTACGCGCTCGAGCGTTTCGCCGGGCACGCGCGCGACACGCGCAACCTCCTCATCGGGGTGCATGAGGTGCTGGCCGGCGGCGACCCCTCGGCCATCCACGCGCTCGCCCACACGCTCCGCCAGCGCGACGATCTCTTCCCGGACATCCTCGCCTCCGTGGCCGACGCCGTCGGTGACGACCTGATCGCCGTCGCCGACAGCAGTGACGCGGACGACGTGGGCGAAGCGACTCCATAA
- a CDS encoding ATP-grasp domain-containing protein, with the protein MPHVVFVAPFLSDSAFHMVEAAATLPGVQLAVITQDGDDRLLHLRGRVGHWRVDDILSRDQLLWAAEGLAALHGPIDRLFGAFEQVQVQLAELRARLGIVGMGVEVANNFRDKAQMKTLLRAHGLPCARYRLARTIDEARAFGERNGFPIVVKPPAGAGAISTFRVDDMASLVGALQRTPPSAEHPVLLEEFVQGEEHSFETVTIDGVHVWHSLTHYYPTPLTVLENPWIQWSIVLPREIDAPQYDDIRTAARRALDVLGMQTGISHMEWFRRKDGSIAISEVAARPPGAQITQLMSYAHDFDLVQEWMRAMIFGDFHRPERRYAAGAAYLRGQGSGRIVKVHGIDEINRELGSLIVAAKTPQLGATPSPSYEGDGWVIVRHPETAVVEQAVLKIIATIRVELG; encoded by the coding sequence ATGCCTCACGTCGTCTTCGTCGCCCCCTTCCTCTCCGACAGCGCCTTCCACATGGTCGAGGCGGCGGCGACGCTTCCCGGTGTGCAGCTGGCGGTCATCACCCAGGATGGCGACGACCGGCTGTTGCACCTGCGGGGGCGCGTGGGGCATTGGCGGGTGGATGACATTCTGAGCCGTGACCAGCTGCTGTGGGCGGCGGAGGGGCTGGCGGCGCTGCACGGCCCGATCGATCGCCTGTTCGGGGCGTTCGAGCAGGTGCAGGTGCAACTGGCGGAGCTGCGCGCGCGGCTGGGGATCGTTGGGATGGGGGTGGAGGTGGCGAACAACTTCCGCGACAAGGCGCAGATGAAGACGCTGCTGCGTGCCCACGGGCTCCCGTGCGCGCGATACCGCCTGGCGCGCACCATCGATGAGGCGCGCGCCTTTGGCGAGCGAAACGGCTTCCCCATCGTCGTGAAGCCTCCGGCCGGTGCGGGCGCCATCTCCACCTTCCGCGTGGACGACATGGCATCCCTCGTTGGTGCGTTGCAGCGCACGCCGCCGTCGGCCGAGCATCCCGTCCTCCTCGAAGAGTTTGTCCAGGGGGAGGAACACTCGTTCGAGACGGTGACGATCGACGGTGTGCACGTCTGGCACTCGCTCACGCACTACTATCCAACGCCGCTCACCGTCCTCGAGAACCCGTGGATCCAGTGGTCGATCGTCCTCCCGCGCGAGATCGATGCGCCGCAATACGACGACATCCGCACGGCGGCGCGCCGCGCGCTCGACGTGCTCGGCATGCAGACCGGGATCTCGCACATGGAGTGGTTCCGGCGAAAGGACGGCTCCATCGCCATCAGCGAAGTGGCCGCGCGCCCGCCCGGCGCGCAGATCACGCAGCTCATGTCGTACGCGCACGACTTTGACCTGGTGCAGGAGTGGATGCGGGCGATGATCTTCGGCGACTTCCATCGCCCCGAACGCCGCTACGCCGCGGGGGCCGCCTACCTGCGCGGGCAGGGGAGCGGGCGCATCGTGAAGGTGCACGGCATCGACGAGATCAACCGCGAACTCGGCTCCCTCATCGTCGCCGCGAAGACGCCGCAGCTCGGCGCGACCCCCTCACCCAGCTACGAAGGCGACGGCTGGGTCATCGTCAGGCACCCGGAGACCGCAGTGGTCGAGCAAGCCGTCCTCAAGATCATCGCCACAATCCGCGTCGAACTCGGCTAG
- a CDS encoding GMC family oxidoreductase has product MPQRSFDAIVVGSGISGGWAAKELTERGLRVLMLERGKNVEHIKDYPNARKAPWEYPHRGGRTQAMIRHYPVLKRDFPLNEKNLDWWASDEESPYTETRRFDWYRGYQVGGRSLMWGRCSFRLSDIDFEANAREGIGTDWPIRYAELAPWYSHAERFAGISGSLEGLAQLPDGDFQPAMPLNCAEQRMADRLKTKFGGARRLIPARMANLTRALEGRQPCQYRDACWLGCPYGGYFCTQSSTLPAAMKTGRLTLLPFAIATEILFDKKRQRASGVRVMDANTKAMTDFTATIIFVCASTLNSTWLLLRSATDIWPGGLGSSSGELGHNLMDHHFRVGAEGTMAELDDQTTFGRRPNAGYIPRFRNLNGEKRPYLRGFGYEGGAGRRGWEFKVAELGVGGAFKDRAAQPGTWSIGGTAFGEMLPNHDNKVTLDPEKRDKWGLPVLRMDCAIGENERLMRKDMANDMAEMLEAAGAREVTTFDHDYFPGMGIHEMGTARMGTSPKNSVLNRHNQVWDAPNVFVTDGSCMASTACQNPSLTYMALTARAAAFAVEEMKKRNL; this is encoded by the coding sequence GTGCCGCAGAGGTCGTTCGATGCCATCGTCGTGGGATCCGGCATTTCCGGAGGGTGGGCCGCGAAGGAGCTCACGGAGCGAGGGCTGCGGGTCCTGATGCTCGAGCGCGGCAAGAATGTCGAGCACATCAAGGACTACCCCAATGCGCGCAAGGCGCCGTGGGAGTATCCGCATCGCGGCGGGCGCACGCAGGCGATGATCAGGCACTACCCGGTGCTCAAGCGCGACTTCCCGCTCAACGAAAAGAACCTCGACTGGTGGGCCTCGGACGAGGAGTCGCCGTACACCGAGACCCGGCGCTTCGACTGGTATCGCGGCTACCAGGTGGGCGGGCGGTCGCTCATGTGGGGGCGTTGCAGCTTCCGCCTCTCCGACATCGACTTCGAGGCCAACGCGCGCGAAGGGATCGGGACCGACTGGCCCATCCGCTACGCCGAGCTTGCCCCGTGGTACAGCCACGCCGAGCGATTCGCCGGAATCTCGGGGTCGCTCGAGGGGCTGGCGCAGCTCCCCGATGGCGACTTCCAACCGGCGATGCCGCTCAACTGCGCCGAGCAGCGAATGGCCGATCGCCTCAAGACCAAGTTCGGTGGCGCGCGTCGCCTGATCCCGGCGCGCATGGCCAACCTCACGCGAGCGCTAGAGGGGCGACAGCCATGCCAGTACCGCGATGCCTGCTGGTTAGGCTGCCCGTACGGCGGCTACTTCTGCACGCAGTCGTCGACGCTGCCGGCGGCCATGAAGACGGGGCGCCTCACGCTCCTCCCGTTCGCCATCGCGACCGAAATCCTCTTCGACAAGAAGCGCCAGCGCGCCAGCGGCGTGCGAGTGATGGACGCCAACACCAAGGCGATGACCGACTTCACGGCGACCATCATCTTCGTTTGCGCGTCCACGCTCAATTCGACGTGGCTCCTCCTGCGCTCGGCGACCGACATATGGCCCGGCGGGCTGGGGAGCAGCTCGGGGGAACTGGGGCACAACCTGATGGACCATCACTTTCGGGTGGGAGCGGAGGGGACGATGGCCGAGCTCGACGACCAGACGACGTTCGGTCGCCGCCCTAACGCGGGCTACATTCCCCGCTTCCGCAACCTGAACGGGGAGAAGCGTCCGTACCTGCGTGGCTTTGGCTACGAAGGGGGAGCCGGGCGCCGCGGGTGGGAGTTCAAGGTGGCCGAACTTGGCGTGGGCGGCGCGTTCAAGGATCGTGCGGCGCAGCCTGGAACGTGGAGCATCGGCGGGACCGCGTTCGGCGAGATGCTCCCCAACCACGACAACAAGGTCACCCTCGACCCCGAGAAGCGTGACAAGTGGGGGCTCCCGGTGCTTCGCATGGATTGCGCGATTGGGGAGAACGAGCGGCTGATGCGGAAGGACATGGCCAACGACATGGCCGAGATGCTGGAAGCGGCCGGGGCGAGGGAAGTGACGACGTTCGATCACGACTACTTCCCCGGGATGGGGATTCATGAGATGGGGACGGCGCGGATGGGGACGAGCCCGAAGAACTCGGTGCTCAACAGGCACAACCAAGTCTGGGACGCCCCGAACGTCTTTGTCACCGACGGCTCGTGCATGGCGTCGACGGCGTGCCAGAATCCGTCGCTGACCTACATGGCGCTGACGGCGCGGGCGGCGGCGTTTGCGGTGGAGGAGATGAAGAAGCGGAACCTCTGA
- a CDS encoding ATP-grasp domain-containing protein — protein sequence MNVIMLAPGYPGEMPYFCRALSMHGAKVYGLSDVPYDALPPMTREHMSGYLQVANFTDEDAVVRQVVQSVGSHTIDRVVCMWEPGVLLAAKLREALGVPGQGVEQATIFRNKDVMKQVITKAGLRTARHAAARSIAEMKAAAEEIGFPVIVKPIAGAGSMDTFRAGSMAELEAELAKVTTYDEVNVEEFIEGDEYTYDTICINGEVQYENVCFYRPNPLVARSTEWISPQTLALRDLTPTPVAQGVSLGHDVLATMGFQTGFTHMEFFWTPKGEAIFGEIAARPAGAHTVDLMNFVGDIDLFMGYAEAELKGTFSQGTARKYNACNIFKRAQGQGRITRIEGLQHLLQRYGEHIVHIDLLPVGAERRNWILTLVSDGYVVVRHPDLQACVEIADAVGTELRVFAS from the coding sequence ATGAATGTCATCATGCTGGCCCCGGGCTACCCGGGAGAGATGCCCTACTTCTGCCGCGCCCTCTCGATGCACGGCGCCAAGGTCTACGGCCTGAGCGATGTCCCCTACGACGCGCTTCCGCCGATGACCAGGGAGCACATGTCGGGCTACCTGCAGGTGGCCAACTTCACCGATGAAGATGCCGTCGTGCGCCAGGTGGTGCAGTCGGTGGGGTCGCATACCATCGATCGCGTGGTCTGCATGTGGGAGCCCGGCGTGCTGCTGGCGGCCAAGCTCCGCGAGGCGTTAGGCGTCCCGGGGCAGGGCGTCGAGCAGGCGACGATCTTCCGCAACAAGGACGTGATGAAGCAGGTCATCACCAAGGCGGGGCTCCGCACGGCGCGCCACGCCGCGGCGCGCTCCATCGCCGAAATGAAGGCGGCCGCCGAGGAGATCGGCTTCCCCGTGATCGTGAAGCCGATTGCCGGCGCGGGGTCGATGGACACCTTCCGCGCCGGCTCGATGGCCGAGCTGGAGGCGGAGCTGGCGAAGGTGACGACCTACGACGAGGTGAACGTCGAGGAGTTCATCGAGGGGGACGAGTACACCTACGACACGATCTGCATCAACGGCGAAGTGCAGTACGAGAACGTCTGCTTCTACCGCCCCAACCCGCTGGTGGCCCGCAGCACGGAGTGGATCTCGCCGCAGACGCTGGCCCTGCGCGACCTGACGCCGACGCCGGTCGCGCAGGGCGTCTCGTTAGGCCATGACGTGCTCGCGACGATGGGGTTCCAGACCGGCTTCACGCACATGGAGTTCTTCTGGACCCCAAAGGGGGAAGCCATCTTTGGCGAGATTGCCGCGCGCCCGGCCGGTGCGCACACGGTGGACCTGATGAACTTCGTGGGCGACATCGACCTCTTCATGGGCTACGCCGAGGCGGAGTTGAAGGGGACGTTCTCCCAGGGCACGGCGCGAAAGTACAATGCCTGCAACATCTTCAAGCGCGCGCAAGGGCAGGGGCGCATCACGCGCATCGAGGGGCTGCAGCACCTCCTGCAACGCTACGGCGAACACATCGTCCACATCGACCTCCTCCCCGTGGGCGCCGAGCGTCGCAACTGGATCCTCACGCTGGTGTCGGATGGGTATGTCGTCGTCAGGCATCCGGACTTGCAGGCGTGCGTGGAGATTGCGGACGCGGTGGGGACGGAGCTGCGAGTCTTTGCCTCGTAG